In a genomic window of Caloenas nicobarica isolate bCalNic1 chromosome 1, bCalNic1.hap1, whole genome shotgun sequence:
- the LOC135990099 gene encoding granulocyte-macrophage colony-stimulating factor receptor subunit alpha-like gives MFHTLELTCIIWWCMMLFQPLHADIQCTGSEAQESPITNVKMNWRKMELSWESSKNFSNYKCTIMDKDKTCADTKENGSLCSFPVELYMPRHKGASFIIEVANTNISKVCRFIPGGMNRSAIENFSCVIYNVSLMNCTWQAGRDAPGDTQYFLYWQNSRDDDETECELYIKDENGRNTGCRFQNVRIVTEKSYFLVNGSSKDSRIQFYDEYIQLYKIEILTPPLKVAVNCTRDPVGCIITWQAPLTSHVENENCFQYEISIQNKDKPTEGKKDNPVTVRNNTYKFQNYNEKKKYILKIRARGKNCLVTSRWGEWSEPIEFGQGKDYFIFVTLSLIALGTISVILLPYCLFKRYCSFKSLFSPIPQPRDKFNVSTDEDTQTEYVNQLKKSCTEEITTVEEMT, from the exons atgtttCATACTCTTGAACTCACTTGCATCATTTGGTGGTGTATGATGCTATTTCAACCCTTGCATGCTGACATCCAGTGTACGGGGT CAGAAGCACAAGAATCACCTATTACAAACGTGAAAATGAATTGGAGAAAAATGGAACTGtcctgggagagcagcaagaATTTCTCTAACTACAAATGCACCATCATGGACAAAGACAAGACATGTGCAGACACAAAG GAGAATGGTTCACTATGCAGTTTTCCAGTGGAACTATACATGCCTCGGCACAAAGGGGCATCCTTTATCATTGAAGTGGCAAACACAAACATCTCAAAAGTCTGCAGGTTTATCCCTGGAG GCATGAACAGATCAGCCATTGAAAACTTCTCCTGTGTGATTTATAACGTTTCCCTCATGAACTGCACTTGGCaagcaggcagggatgctccaggAGATACACAGTATTTTCTGTACTGGCAGAACTCAAG AGATGACGACGAGACGGAATGTGAGCTTTACATTAAAGATGAAAATGGCAGAAACACGGGATGTAGATTCCAAAATGTGAGGATAGTGACTGAAAAATCTTACTTCCTGGTGAATGGGTCTAGTAAAGACTCTCGGATCCAGTTCTATGATGAGTACATTCAACTGTATAAAATTG AAATACTCACTCCACCATTAAAAGTTGCTGTCAATTGTACTAGAGATCCAGTGGGTTGCATAATTACATGGCAAGCACCCCTTACGAGTCATGTGGAAAACGAAAACTGTTTTCAGTATGAAATTAGCATACAAAATAAG GATAAGCccacagaagggaaaaaggatAATCCTGTAACA GTAAGGAACAACACATACAAATTCCAAAAttacaatgagaaaaaaaaatacattctgaaaaTCAGAGCACGTGGCAAAAACTGTCTTGTAACCTCGAGGTGGGGAGAATGGAGTGAACCCATCGAGTTTG GTCAAGGGAAAGATTACTTCATTTTTGTGACTTTGTCTCTGATAGCACTTGGAACGATCTCAGTGATACTGCTCCCATATTGTCTTTTCAAAAG GTATTGCAGTttcaaaagcttattttctcCCATTCCACAACCAAGAGACAAATTTAATGTATCAACTGATGAAGACACACAG aCAGAGTATGtaaatcaactgaaaaaaagttgTACTGAGGAAATAACTACAGTTGAAGAGATGACTTAA